One Sporomusaceae bacterium ACPt DNA window includes the following coding sequences:
- the btuD_2 gene encoding Vitamin B12 import ATP-binding protein BtuD, with translation MHAVESVNLTKRFGSFTAVNNVNIAIKQGSIYGFLGPNGSGKSTTIKMLCGILEPTSGSGTILGLDLARDSEAIKTKIGYMSQKFSLYDDLTVLENLEFYAGMYSLSRDMRKNRIEEMLDMAGLKHRQNDMAANLSGGYKQRLALGCAILHKPPILFLDEPTGGVDPKSRRMFWDIIYNLAVDGTTVMVTTHFMDEAEHCDEIGFIFEGNLIASDAPDQLKKNIPGLLLEIPAVNPMGLLEELTTKNIKALDMYPYGTSIHALVLPDQLAAFAAYQYKIISPSLEDVFVFYVQSHRKELMA, from the coding sequence ATGCATGCGGTAGAGAGCGTCAATTTGACAAAGCGGTTTGGCTCCTTTACAGCAGTAAATAACGTCAACATTGCGATTAAGCAAGGCAGTATTTACGGTTTTCTTGGGCCTAATGGGTCAGGAAAGTCCACCACCATTAAAATGCTGTGTGGCATTCTTGAACCCACATCAGGCAGTGGAACTATACTCGGGCTGGATCTTGCCCGGGACAGCGAAGCCATTAAAACTAAAATCGGTTATATGTCACAAAAATTCAGTTTGTATGATGACCTGACGGTACTGGAAAATCTCGAATTTTACGCCGGGATGTACAGCTTGTCCCGTGATATGAGGAAGAACCGGATCGAAGAAATGCTGGATATGGCCGGTCTTAAGCACCGACAAAATGATATGGCCGCCAATTTGTCCGGCGGCTATAAACAGCGGTTGGCCTTAGGCTGCGCAATATTGCACAAACCGCCGATCCTGTTTCTCGATGAACCTACAGGCGGTGTTGATCCCAAATCCCGGCGGATGTTCTGGGATATAATCTATAATTTGGCAGTAGACGGTACAACCGTTATGGTGACAACGCATTTTATGGACGAAGCCGAACATTGTGATGAAATCGGCTTTATTTTTGAAGGCAATCTTATTGCCAGTGATGCACCTGATCAGTTAAAAAAAAATATCCCCGGTTTGCTGCTCGAAATACCTGCTGTAAACCCGATGGGCCTGTTAGAAGAACTTACAACCAAAAATATCAAGGCTTTGGATATGTACCCATATGGGACCAGCATTCATGCACTGGTTTTGCCTGACCAGCTGGCAGCGTTTGCAGCATACCAATATAAAATTATTTCCCCCTCGCTTGAGGACGTATTTGTATTTTACGTACAATCACACCGCAAGGAGTTGATGGCATGA
- the ybhS gene encoding putative multidrug ABC transporter permease YbhS yields MRVLRALLMKEFIQMRRDRLTFAMMVVMPIIQLLLFGFAINTDVKHLSTIVFDQSLQQEGRDLLSSFQASEYFDIKYIAANYQDVTNHIEQGKAKVGIIIPPDFTESIKHGRTASVQVIVDASDSLAASTAMSTAQMIGQIKSQEILAKQMQSMGGKVLAAPYDIRIRPWYNPDFVSAFYMVPGILGIVLTMTMVMITSMAIVRERERGTLEQLIVTPMKSHELMLGKIIPYIFVGYVQATLALMVGILVFDLPLRGSLGLLYGLTSLFIIASLTLGVLISTVAKTQMQAMQMSFFVFLPSVLLSGFMFPREAMPSFFYLLGNVLPLTFYLEIIRGIILKGIGINFLWSQTLALIVFIFATLIISIIKFQKKIA; encoded by the coding sequence ATGAGAGTGCTCCGGGCGCTTTTAATGAAAGAATTTATACAGATGCGGCGGGACCGTCTAACATTCGCCATGATGGTGGTCATGCCCATTATCCAACTATTGCTGTTTGGGTTTGCGATAAATACCGATGTCAAACATCTGTCAACAATTGTGTTTGATCAATCGTTGCAGCAGGAAGGGCGCGACCTGCTTTCCTCCTTTCAGGCCAGCGAATATTTTGACATAAAATATATTGCCGCCAATTATCAGGACGTAACTAACCATATTGAGCAAGGAAAAGCTAAGGTAGGGATTATTATACCTCCCGACTTTACCGAAAGTATCAAGCACGGTAGAACGGCCTCGGTGCAGGTCATTGTTGACGCTTCCGATTCGCTGGCGGCATCGACCGCGATGAGCACTGCCCAAATGATTGGCCAAATCAAGTCACAAGAAATACTGGCCAAACAGATGCAAAGTATGGGCGGCAAAGTGCTGGCTGCGCCGTATGATATTAGGATACGCCCCTGGTACAACCCGGATTTTGTGTCGGCTTTCTATATGGTGCCAGGCATACTGGGCATTGTTTTGACCATGACCATGGTTATGATCACATCCATGGCTATTGTCAGAGAACGGGAGCGAGGGACGCTGGAACAGCTTATTGTGACGCCGATGAAATCGCATGAATTAATGTTAGGCAAGATTATTCCCTATATTTTTGTCGGTTATGTTCAGGCAACTTTGGCGCTTATGGTCGGCATTCTGGTATTTGACCTGCCCTTGCGGGGCAGTTTAGGCCTTCTTTATGGCCTTACATCGTTATTCATTATTGCTTCCTTGACTCTTGGCGTGCTCATTTCGACTGTTGCCAAAACGCAAATGCAGGCCATGCAAATGTCATTTTTTGTGTTTTTACCCAGTGTGCTGTTGTCCGGATTTATGTTTCCCCGCGAAGCTATGCCCAGCTTTTTCTACCTGCTGGGGAATGTTTTACCGCTGACATTTTATCTGGAGATTATCAGAGGTATTATATTAAAAGGAATTGGCATTAACTTTTTATGGTCACAGACATTAGCGCTTATTGTCTTTATTTTCGCTACCCTTATTATTAGTATTATTAAATTCCAGAAGAAAATTGCCTGA
- the betI_1 gene encoding HTH-type transcriptional regulator BetI, whose translation MEKDSRTKLIEAATSLFAKRGFTAVSIRELAETAGVNSALISYHFGGKEGLYEAVLEANFSRIAEAISAAEKMQLTPEARIRYYTKAVNVLHKQNPFLIRLLHTELTNPTACFETVIKKYLSQAYSFIYKSFAEGVASGYFSPTLDPAYAAISLAGIMNFYFIAKPLAQNFLPAAEDLDESYLNQALSIYLNGVRRINYE comes from the coding sequence ATGGAAAAAGATTCACGGACAAAACTTATCGAAGCAGCAACATCTTTGTTTGCGAAAAGAGGTTTTACTGCCGTATCAATCAGAGAATTAGCCGAAACGGCCGGGGTGAACAGCGCGCTCATATCCTATCATTTTGGGGGCAAAGAAGGTCTCTATGAAGCCGTGCTGGAAGCTAATTTTTCCCGTATTGCCGAGGCTATAAGCGCTGCTGAAAAGATGCAGCTCACGCCCGAAGCGCGAATCCGTTATTATACTAAAGCGGTAAACGTGTTACACAAACAGAATCCGTTTTTAATCCGGTTGCTGCACACCGAGCTTACCAATCCGACCGCTTGTTTTGAAACAGTAATAAAGAAGTATCTTAGTCAGGCTTATTCATTCATATATAAATCTTTTGCCGAGGGAGTGGCTAGCGGTTATTTTAGCCCTACCCTTGACCCTGCTTATGCTGCTATCTCGCTGGCCGGTATTATGAATTTTTACTTTATTGCCAAACCGCTGGCGCAAAACTTTCTGCCGGCGGCTGAAGATCTTGACGAGAGTTACTTAAATCAGGCCTTGAGCATTTACCTTAACGGAGTAAGGAGAATTAATTATGAATAA
- a CDS encoding putative peptidase codes for MDFTPKSEIETRTYNFQKKLTDQGLDGAIIVLNSDMFYFTGTVQNSFLYIPAGGEPVLMVKKSLRRGQEESPLKNVVSLKSPKEIPGILAAFNYTGFDKIGLELDVLPFNIYKTYKKIFPNTEFSDISPAIKEIRAVKSSYEIELIRNALGVIDKAFLAVPSFLHEGMLEIELAALFEAEMRKRGYSGGRKMRAFNQDFFFGNICTGNSGFCPNFFDGPVGGLGVTVSHPQGAGWKRINRNEAIYIDYTCVIQGYTGDQTRIFCIGELNPRMVKAFEDAVLIESEILKVMKPGTPAEEPYLLAVKLAEEMGYKDNFMGYKEDKVKFIGHGIGLELDEWPILAKGFKTPIMPGMTFALEPKFVFPEGAIGTENSFVMTENGPESLSITPEVITYVKTNSFTS; via the coding sequence ATGGATTTTACCCCAAAATCAGAAATTGAGACAAGAACTTATAATTTTCAAAAAAAGTTAACAGACCAGGGACTTGATGGAGCAATTATTGTCCTGAACAGTGATATGTTTTATTTTACCGGTACAGTACAAAATTCATTTTTATATATACCTGCCGGTGGTGAGCCGGTACTCATGGTAAAAAAAAGCTTGAGGCGCGGTCAGGAAGAGTCGCCTTTAAAAAACGTTGTTTCCCTTAAAAGTCCAAAAGAAATTCCCGGAATTCTTGCTGCATTTAATTATACCGGTTTTGATAAAATAGGGCTTGAGTTAGATGTATTGCCATTTAACATTTATAAAACGTACAAAAAGATTTTCCCTAATACTGAATTTAGTGATATTTCGCCAGCCATTAAAGAAATCCGCGCTGTTAAATCGTCTTATGAAATTGAACTTATCCGTAATGCCTTAGGTGTTATTGATAAGGCGTTTTTAGCTGTACCGTCGTTTTTACATGAAGGAATGTTAGAGATTGAATTGGCTGCATTATTTGAGGCGGAAATGCGTAAACGTGGCTATTCGGGTGGCCGCAAAATGAGAGCGTTCAATCAGGATTTCTTTTTCGGAAATATATGTACCGGAAATAGTGGATTTTGCCCTAATTTTTTTGACGGGCCGGTTGGCGGACTAGGTGTAACCGTATCTCACCCCCAAGGGGCCGGCTGGAAAAGAATAAACCGCAATGAAGCCATTTATATAGATTATACTTGTGTAATTCAAGGTTATACCGGTGATCAAACCCGGATATTCTGTATAGGGGAGCTTAACCCCCGGATGGTTAAGGCATTTGAAGATGCAGTACTGATTGAATCGGAAATACTTAAAGTTATGAAACCGGGAACTCCGGCAGAGGAACCCTATCTCCTGGCTGTTAAGCTGGCAGAAGAAATGGGGTATAAAGATAACTTTATGGGTTACAAGGAAGACAAGGTTAAATTTATTGGCCATGGAATAGGTCTGGAGTTAGATGAATGGCCGATACTGGCTAAGGGATTCAAGACTCCGATTATGCCAGGGATGACTTTTGCTCTTGAACCCAAATTTGTATTTCCTGAAGGGGCTATTGGGACTGAAAACAGTTTTGTTATGACTGAAAACGGACCTGAATCTTTAAGTATAACGCCTGAGGTTATTACTTACGTAAAGACCAATTCCTTTACAAGTTAA
- the paaI_1 gene encoding Acyl-coenzyme A thioesterase PaaI, giving the protein MKNIKQFLSDNDQFAKHAGIELLEAAEGYAKVKMVIEDYHLNGAKTVHGGAIFTLADFAFAVASNSHGRIAMGINASIAYMKAVDTGVLFAEAREVSLNHKLGHYVVNITDEQNALVAMFQGTVYRKKEEW; this is encoded by the coding sequence GTGAAAAACATTAAACAATTTTTGTCAGACAATGATCAATTTGCTAAACATGCCGGTATTGAATTGCTGGAGGCTGCCGAAGGATATGCCAAGGTAAAAATGGTGATAGAAGATTATCATTTGAATGGAGCCAAAACAGTTCACGGCGGAGCTATTTTTACGCTGGCGGATTTTGCCTTTGCTGTAGCATCCAATTCCCATGGCAGAATAGCCATGGGAATTAACGCCAGTATTGCGTATATGAAAGCGGTTGACACAGGGGTATTATTTGCCGAGGCAAGGGAAGTTTCACTGAACCATAAGCTGGGTCACTATGTTGTAAATATTACCGACGAGCAGAATGCTTTGGTGGCCATGTTTCAAGGAACAGTATATCGAAAAAAAGAAGAATGGTAA